DNA sequence from the Malus domestica chromosome 06, GDT2T_hap1 genome:
ctacaagaacgacaaagttcttgggacaaaggtggaaaaggctgcatggaaacccaccaaggaagcgatgacggtcaacacagctcccgtcaaaatctccacacgaggcaaggcaattcaaaccgaagcttttcgtgatcaagagatgcgtagacgcactttgaaggagcttgaggagaagatttatccattccccgactctgatgtagttgccatgctggatgacctgttggacaaaaaggtgatcagtttgcctgagtgcagacggccggaagagatgaatcgtaccgacagtcTAAGGTACTgcaaattccaccgcttcatcagtcatccgacagaaaaatgttttgtgctgaaagatctcatcatgaagctggctcagaaaggaatcatcgagctagatcttgacgatgtggtgaagtcaaactataccacctttacttctggctcttccgactcaaagttttcacctcaaccactgggggcatcctccaagacaagcaaagttgaaggatggactcaagtcactcctaagaaattgtacaagaagcatacgtctcctccacaagttcgccaatcggaaagggggcaaagtagctcttgtcaaccttcgaagcaacgtgaacgtgttaaagatgatgaaatttcaacatatagatcgtccatccccatcacgatgcgtgatttcttgcccgaagacttcttcaatcactcggtcaaggctccttgctatgaagattgtgaggaatgcctctccaaaattgtttgacaaattcaccaaagctccttgtctgtaagagcctaaactgcaagacacaacgctcattgtccgcacgagcctaaactgtaggacacaaagctccttgtctgtaagagcctaaactgcaagacacaacgctccttgtccgcacgagcctaaactgtatgacacaaagctccttgtctgtaagagcctaaactgcaagacacaaagctcatcgcctgcatgagcctaaactgcatggcacaacgctcctggtctgcacgagcataaaaggcaacaccaacgctccttgcctgcacgagctgaaactgcaacacatgctccttgtctgcacgagttgaaactgcgaacgacaccaacgctccttgcctgcacaagctgaaactgcaacacggcaccaaatgctccttgtctgcacgagttgaaactgcgaacgacaccaaagctccttgcctgcacgagctgaaactgcaacacggcaccaaatgctcattgtctgcacgagttgaaactgcaaacgacaccaacgctccttgcctgcacgagttgaaactgcaaacggcaccaccaaaagaaaatacaaaaaaaaaaatatatctatgtatttgaactacgttacgacttgatctcttctttagaggggtacgtaggcagcttgaatattcgaaatttcgagttcagtcacatcaaagtataaataaatgttttattaaggaaagtcaattttattaaaaaaaaaatgatgaatacatatgtttatgtatttacaaaaaaaaaatatatatatatatatatatataatatatttttttttatattatatatgttgaAATGTCCACTTAAAAGCCGCAATGATGGAGCAAAACAATATCAATCAAATTCTACAGCAGGCCCAGGTCCAGCTCTCGCCAAGCTCACCAAAAGCCATGGGCCGGCCCAATGCCATATCATCTTCATCTCAATCGATGCAGCACGGGTCACACCATCAACAAGTCCACCAAACGTTGGGCCCATCTCCTGTGGCCCAGTTCTTCACCTCCAGCTTGTCTTCTTCCCCTACGCCTCTCCAAAATGCGGAATCTGCTTACAGAGTGTAAAAAAAGCGGTCAGGGCACCGCCATTTTTACAGCGGAGTGCTCCCATTCCTTCCACTTCGCCTGCATCTCCGCCCACGTCAAGAAGAACAGCCTCATCCTGTGCCCCGTCTGCAGTACCGCCTGGAAGGAGATGCCGTTAATTTCCGTCCACAAACCACAAACCCCAACAGAACCACCTCCCGTGTTACGACACCAGCTTCCTAGTCGTCATCGGCATCGGCCTCAATACCAGGCCTGATCTTACCATCGAGACTTGGGCTGACCAGAAAGCCCTCGAACGGCTCTAGATCGAGCAGGTCGGCCTCTCTGTTGCCGGATCGAGCAAATCTGACTGAAATGCGATCTGGGTATTCCGAGACGGAGGGGGCACGGAAGACAAGCGTCAGCTTAGGGTTTTCATTCTCTTTCACCGGCTTTACCGCGCCCGCTGAGGATATCGCCATCCTCTTCTCCCTCTTCACCTCCGTCGCCTTGCTCGGACTCGGCACCAAGCTCCCCGACCTCCCTATGACTATGGCGCCTGCAATCAGCGGCGAGATCTCGCAGATCCACCTCCAAAAGTTCCTTCTAATGTCTTCGCCATGACAGGACCTGAGAAACAAGGCGGTTCAGATGGGTGTAGATGCTAGTGTTCAACGAATCGCCGCGCTAGAGAAGGTCGTCGACGTCAAACGACAGAGACGGAGAAGAAGCACTTGAGCAGCTAATCTTCAACCCTCACCGGTACGTTTTTTTCAGACTGACACAAACATGGGGTTCGCTTCCGACCGCTCGTCCGTTTCCTCCGCCACCAAATGGCTCTGATTCGTCACCGCCGTCTGGGTTCAAGCTATTTCCGGCAACAATTACTCTTTCTCCGTCTCCTCTGCTCCTCCCGGTAATCGCTGGATCGTTGTGTGACGTTGAAAAACAGATCGAGACAGGGGTCGCCGTACGCCTTAAAAACCTTGTTattcttgttatttttcttcTCCAGAATCTCCATATCCAGGTCGACAACAGCAACCGCCGAAACCGAATCGGGAGCAGCCATtgctcttcttccttttcttgtcCACGTCGGGATTATTGGGAGAACCGAATGTCGGGATTGACGAGCCATTGAAATAGTTGTTAGAATTGTTGTTGACCTTGTGGGTGTAGTAAGGACAAAGAGGTTTCGGGCTGCTCTTGTCGGAATAGCAGCCGTCGTCAAACACCCTGGCGTACAAGGACTTTAGGGTACAAACCCACCACGGATTTGGGCCAGCGGGCTGAGGAAGTTCGTCAAGTGGTACGTCAGTTATTGGGAAGGAATCGGGGTCCGGGTAGAATCCCATTGGATTGGACTACAAGGATCAGCTTGGTGTTGGGTGCGGCTTGTGGCCTTGCCAGGATTCATGAGGTGTTGAGCTCTGCAAAAGTACCGCATGGCAATATCAAAACTTCCGACGTCCTTCTGGACAAGAAAGGCGTCGCTTGCATTTCCTCCCTGCACCATGTGgggaatatatataaaaaaatgaaaggggACAAACCAGtctggaaagaagaagaaatggtgGAATATTGGTGGATCAGCACCACCAtgagcaagaaaagaaaagaaaatataaaaaaaaaaaaaatggatggtgcatcaggcaccatgtgcaaagaaaataaaaaaaattaaaaaaatataatatatatatatatatatatatatatatatatatatatatatatatatatggacatCGCACCATGTgccagcaaaaaaaaaaaaaaaaaaaaaaaaaagtatataataaattaaaaaagaggagAATGGAATGGTGGTGTCGGCATGGGCATcatgtgaatatatatatatatagtgaatccttggtggctagcaccatgcaaaaaaaaaaaaaaaaaaaaaaaaaaaacaaaaaacaaatgcatcgagagaaataaagtccgttttttatttattttttctggaaattttacataaatttgcattatacacacttaaaaaaaaaaatcaaatttacaagaggggatcttcaaggacgattaggtgccgcctcaccactcggcagagctccagaaatgagaggcgtCGGAGGTTGACTatttgaagccacaccactcagcggaactccaggaagaagaggagccggaggttgatcatgaggagcttcattacgcggtacaaccccagaagacgaaggcaaatgctgctggaacaaacccacaaacctctgatgatcaagtaaaatctcaccatcagattcctgcatctggtcaatcttcctcttcatgtttgtcgcatagctatgtgcgagcttatgcaactgtttgttttcctgcttgagccctctaatctcctgtttgagactcatcacttcagccgccaatgattcaacttgacgggttcgagcaaataggcgttgggccatattagacacagaacctgcacactgcacactgagagccagagaatccttaacagccaactcatcagaccgtttggaaagtagtctgttatctctgggagtgacaaggttccgggccaccaccgcagcggtcatatcattcttcaccactgaatccccaacggtaagaggaccagtgggggatatgaaggatgggcgccatatgttgtctggagaagaagggactgcctcttcaccaagattcaagtcaaaacgacgatcggaggggccagacattttcaaaggtgttaaagaaagaagaggtcggacaaatcgagatcttagaagtgcaagaaggtacaagcaaaaaattcaagtgtgctttgaaatgaactgcCTGCCTCTATAAAagatcagcactcgacgggatttcagagatcgaagaggcaagctcagaattcgaagaggccattcaaaaatcgaagaggcaagctcagaaatcggagaagcatcttgcttttccagacacgtcggcacccgtcacacgcaaactcagctttgcggaaatcacgggtaatttgtcgaagcgccgatcccagatatcgaagaggcgccagtctttttcagccgcgtcatcaCCTATCATATGCACACttaactttgcgcaaatcacgggcaatttgtcgaagattttcggtgaaggagaaagcacgtgaaagtttactgttcaatcacgcgttagttgccgacacaagtgaaagaatagtacctctacaggtattaagggacctcctataactgtccaccttcaccttccatagcgaggcagacatacagagcctttcttcatctccaaaaaaatgttttcccaacgaagcctctcgagtcattcaatgttccttattccttggggtacctctgcaagccaatgactccaaagcaaaagtatctcatatcaccagggtagaaagcaagagtatctcatatcatgcgttctccctgtcctttcctttgtccttgttcttacttacaaagacaaggataaagaaaacaatatgccggaacctccactcaaactcgggtaaggaaccgactgcttggaacccttccctgattgcctgcctagcactgctctcaagtactcgtctcccactgctgctgtacttccataGAAGCTGTCACATCTgtctggagaacagataaggcaagtgaaaatgataccttgcagcatgtggagacaacgtgctgaagAAACAAGCTGAGAAGACTGcggcctgcacagtcaactcagcagaaggagtccgagctgaagaactcgagaagatgccacattctgccagaagaatagataaggcaagggaaatgatacattgaagcatgtggagacaagcacaaagcacgtgccgattcatccgctacttcttcaaaatcaaaagtatctcatatcatcaaagttgcaatcactctgtgtggaggactcgttttgaccctcaaattcttgggtcgacttactagacGTTGTGAGCTGCACGggtcgattcaccacccttgaatcaaatccttaaagatcaagtcaccgactggaagaaaagcccatcaatcttgaagatcataccgttgaccaaactgctcaggtgtgaattagaaagattgaacaaagaaacaggttgccacctttacctcgtgcctgcttgccatgtgttcgagtcaaccttcaaagaatcaagcctcaacggcccttgaagaagtttccaaccaaattcaacaccaagcctcgacgacccttgaggaaatcacaagtccgattcaagattaagtgtctaccacccttgaatcaaaacctagttcaagaataagctgtggaaaatcaacaattggaggaatccagaaaatcctccaacccagttcaagatcaaagctgtggaaagtcaacaagcgcaacaaaatacgtgccgattcacccactaccaaagccaaagatcatctaccacatgaagctccttgtggtccaatttcaaccttcaagatcaagcctcgacggcccttgaagaaatttcaaacaaaagttcaagaacaagcctcaacggcccttgaagaaatctcaagcccaattcaagatcaagcctcaacggcccttgaagaaatctccagcccaattcaagatcaagcctcgacggcccttggatcgacatctacagtaggggacttcaaaacgcatctcctacacatgacaagcacatgtatacgacgcgccttgaagtgggggcatttgtagacatcgaaatttcggtaaataaatgttgaccgataaattaaagtgtcaacgctcatgtattacataaattttacacgtagcgtgtgactcaacgaaaattgaaatgagttggaaaagtcatcaaataggacacgtgtcaacacctggcagaaacgacttatttcatctgggatattatattcaaaattaggccttggaaaattctataaatacaagcctatttcattcattttaaagagaccaaaaaaaatcattaggcaaaactcttgaagctctgaagctctgaaactccgaagctctcaagcatccaggttcccgaagaatcaagaaagcgttcttcgttcatcgttcatcctaagatcaagccccaacggccctttggatcaacaatcatccaccaattcaagatcaagccccgacggcccttgaagaaagtgttcttcgttcttcgttcttcgttcattgttcttccaagatcaagccccgacggcccttggatcaaccatccaccaattcaagatcaagccccgacggcccttgaagaaagcaccatcgttcatcatccgttcatccaagatcaagccccaacggccctttggatcaacaacgtcgacaaatccacacatccaaccgttcttcaagatcaagcccaaaagcccttaaagatccgttcatcactgttcttcaagatcaagcccaaaagcccttggagatccgttcgtcactgttcttcaaagatcaagcccaaaagcccctttgaagatccgctcaaatccaccttcaaagatcaagcccacggccccttgaagaaacttccaactgttcatccaagatcaagcctcgacggcccttggatcaacgaaacaccaaccaatcaacaccttacggagatcgaatcagaggatcaaaatagagagagattgtaacccaaaatcatcaaatacaaatatttgtttgtgcacgtcgttgttcttgtctctttcgtttcaggaattttccgtgttcacaatatCATATGAAATTCCAGTTGCAGGTTGCGTCTgagaaattaattcaaattcaaagaaaTTCATGAACTGGAAATGAAACTAGACAATCAATCACACTCTTGATCATAGAACGAAACAAAGACGAAGAAGAACCAATATGGCAAGTCGGGAACTCTAACGGTACATTCCCGGTGTGACGTATGGAGGTGCAGGGTTTCCACCTTGGTTCATTTTCTGAGCATTGGCGATCCAACCTGTGTATATTAATATtccaaagaaaacaaattgaCATTGAAGATCAATATATTATAAGCAAAATAATCATGCATAATCGAAGCTACGAATATGAGGTTTAGGTTACCTATGGAGGGGTCTAATCCGCGGTTTTTGAGCTCCCGGTACTCCTGGGAAATAGCACAACAAGGAAGCAAGCAATGGACACAACAGTCCGCACATGGATCTTCAGGCAATGCATAGAGACCTCTCAGTTTGGATCTAAAGGAGAACGAGTACAAACAAGCACACCCCACATAGGCAAGAGCAAAGTAGATTAAACCCCCGAAAGCGCACGCTGCAATACATAGTatgtaacaaattaataaaattaaggcATGCatcatcaaattatattgctAAATTACCATATGATTAATTCAACTCATTTAAGAAGTCAGGGTTGACTTACATGTTGTTCCTTTATCTATAATCTCAGCATTTTGCCCAAAGGTTATGCAGGGACAGCAGCATGTCATCATGCCTAATTAATCACAATCATATTAACAtggaaaaattaattaaatcaatAAGAATTAAATTGAGATTCCTAACATATTAGCAGAGATGACATTATAGATAAAAGGGTCAATTAATTATTGGGACTTACAACTGCCAGGATCTTCAAAGCAACCACAAAGACCTGTTGTCCATTGTGGCGGCCCCTGTTGTTGGTAGCCGTAAGTTGCTGCCTGTGGAGGCGCCGCCTGCTGATAACCATATGCTCCTCCTTGTGGAGCTTGTTTAGGATCACTGTTGTAATTAGGATGCATTTTGatctttttgtttaattaaactAAAGGAAACAAGAAGGCCCAAGTGTGAAATGAGTTGAGAGAGGGGTGGCCTTCTGCAAGGATGAGTTTAGTTCATATATAGAAAATTGCTCAACCTAGGAAGTTATTAGTGGTTGAATAACGCAGCATACGTAATTTGCTTAGGTCAATGATTAAGCAAGTTCATAGAAATAGTCGACGTACTAATATTATTGACCTTTTCAAAATACAAATCTGGATTGCGCTAGCTGCCAGCATTTTTCTGCGTTTGCAAGAATCTAATGacattgaaggaaagatgagagaaaaccggttacggtggtttggacatgtgcaaagaaggcttactgacgctccagttcgaatatgtgactacgggacaaaggttcagggctgaaggggtagatgaagatctaggaaaactttggaagagaccttaagaaaagacttagagtacttggatctaacggaggacatgacatagaaccgagcgcaatgacgttctaagattcatatagccgacctcacttagtaggaaaaagctttgttgttgttgttgcaagAGTCTAATGACATTCTGGTCAAAGTAAACTCTTATGCAATTCCATGCACTACATTATTATCCACCAGACACTAGACAGTGATCAACAGAAAGGATACAAAGAGAGTGTTTGAAAGGAACGGAATCACCAAAACCATGTATTGGTCGACCAGACATGGCCTAAGAGTAATTAAAGTAATAAATGACTTCAaatctatatataaagccaacactaaaatgaatagtgttttttggtgtcacaagcttcaacaaaaatgcccctcaaacaaaaaacttcaaaggcaacccaaaataatgcatcaaatgtgACAGaggtattttcgtcattttaacagtgttttttaataataattttttttgtacttttttaaaaattaattcctCACAATGTGTTAGCAATTGTGTGATTCAATCAGCTGTTcaattaatattattttctttatttttaaacacattcaaaacattttaagaggCCTGTAATGCCAATTATAAAAAATGTTTTTCACACGcaaataataatatgattaaattagttgtcaagtgattttttttaacaaacgatattatctacactaagggagagggggtgggcttaaccttacaatgaactagcaataatgtgattcaatcagttgtttattaaatattattttctttattcttaatgtaaattttataaagaccgattttattatgtggattcagtgctttaattggtttatgaggggtttcttctagcataatctaagattattcatttacttcaaatatttgactttccttttgtcaatttacgcatataaatacatttaaaacgctGCATGCGCTCACATTAAAGGTGAATAGTACTTTTTGGTGtcacaagcttcaacaaaaaatatatggacgaaaatgcccctcaaataaaaaacttcaaaggcaaCCCAAAATGATGCATCAAATGTGGCAggtgtatttttgtcattttaacattgtttttttaataattaatttttttgtactttttttaattagtacctcacaataggctagcaataatgtgattcaatcagctattcatttattattattttctctattttttcaatttatcaaAGCGTCATATACTGAATTGCGTTCATTTGAAACGACTTGTTAAGtaattgaaagtgcttttgtaaAATTGATTTTGGTTGCCAAAAGCCCTTCAATTGTTTGTTTAGGAAGCACCATATTTGTGCTTCTTGCAGGctgcactttaagtgtttttttaggATCTACTTGGATTTTGTACTGAGATTGGTTTCAGATTTATTTTCACTAAGAaacattttcagtcattttaaaagtatttctaAACGATCCCTAGCTTCTCCTTACGTAcgtcaaaaatgaaaaatgaaccATTGACTCCAGCTCCTAGGTTTATGCCTAGGTGATGGTGACTTGAGCGAAAggtagattaaaaaaaaaacccacaaaatagaaaatatgaACAATCAACAATAGGATAGACGGCATTGCTAATTTAGGTCATAAATTTGATCATGCAAATATTTGGTTATATAGTTTTTCTATGAAAGTTATAAATATAGTTAAGAGTATGTTTGAatatgtttttaatatttgaatgaattttttttataaaggtgCAAAAAGTCACATCACATGTCATCTTTGATCACTTGAGTCTGATAAAAGAGAAAAATTTTAGTATACTCAAGAACACAGCCTGCACCAAATGTTACAAAATAATTGGttaaaagtttttattttttaagtattgAACCAATTGTTTTGTGACACTCGTATTCTTAGTACACTGGAAGGCCTTtggtttgaaaataaaaaattgctctGTTTTTAATTATAGAGGATGAGATGAACTATAGTTTCGTAAGTTGGGTTAtatttaattctttaattataTACATAAGCACTTTAGAAGCTTTGACTTTAACAAACCCCTTATATACACAAAAATATGTGTTCTTAGTACTTACACATTTGAACATCAACGATCATTGATCAAGCTGATTaactattttattaattttttttaattatattcattGCATGACTATGAACATCAACATCAATCATTGATCAAGCTGATTaactattttattaattatattcattGCATGACTATGAACATCAACATCAATCATTGATCAAGCTGATTaactattttattaatttttaattatattcattGCATGAGAATTCAAcccaaataatgcatcaaatgtggcaaggatatttttgttattttaactgttttttaataattaattttttttgttattttttttaataaaattactacctcacaataggctagcaataatgtgattcaattagttgttcattcaatattattttcattatttttaaacacgttcaaaacatcttaagaggcgtatAATGCTTGTCATAAAAAAGGTTTTTCGCACGCAgaaaataatgtgattaaattagttatcaagtgaattttttttaacaaacgatattatacactaaaggggagggggatgagcttagcctcacaatgagctagcaataatgtgattcaattagttgtttattaaatattattttctctattcttaatgtaaattttaTATAGAGAGATTTTATTATGTGGTTTCAGTTGCTTTAATtagtttatgaggggtttcttctagcatgatataatattattcatttacttcaaatatttgactttccttttgtcaatttacgcatataaatacatttaaaccGTGTAAGTCGTGCGTAGCAcaccgtgattcaaaaaatacctTCTGCACGCGCTCACGCGCGTGGATGAAGGCTATCTTCTATATATAAAACCAAcaataaagtgaatagtagtttttggtgtcacaagcttcaacaaaaaaatttggacaaaaatgcccctcaaacaaaaaacttcaaaggcagcctaatataatgcatcaaataatgcAGGGATcttttcgtcattttaacagtgttttttaataattatttttttgtacaaatttttatttttattttttataattagtaccttacaataggttagcaataatgtgattcaatcagctGTTCAGAgccgtgtaatgccggttataaaaaatgtctttcgcacgcagataataatgtgattaaattagttgccaaatgattgttttttttttaccatacgatattatctatactaaagggGAGGGGATGGGcctagcctcacaatgggctagcaataagttgtttattaaatattattttctctattcttaatataaattctatagatatcgattttattatgtggattcagctactttaattggtttatgaggggttcttctagcatgatctaatattattcatttactttaaatatttgactttccttctATCAAT
Encoded proteins:
- the LOC103409776 gene encoding cell number regulator 2-like produces the protein MHPNYNSDPKQAPQGGAYGYQQAAPPQAATYGYQQQGPPQWTTGLCGCFEDPGSCMMTCCCPCITFGQNAEIIDKGTTSCAFGGLIYFALAYVGCACLYSFSFRSKLRGLYALPEDPCADCCVHCLLPCCAISQEYRELKNRGLDPSIGWIANAQKMNQGGNPAPPYVTPGMYR